Proteins encoded in a region of the Zea mays cultivar B73 chromosome 4, Zm-B73-REFERENCE-NAM-5.0, whole genome shotgun sequence genome:
- the LOC100273600 gene encoding uncharacterized protein isoform X3 encodes MRLEFLKEMPKAAIKMRLDLTTLLDALFFTWTVQLLLPVMLTYLVYEKQQRLRLMMKMHGLKDAPYWLISYAYFLALSAAYMAFFTISGSIIGLDIFRLNSYGIQSLFYFVCINLQIVLAFLLATFFSSVRTASVIGYMYVFGSSLLGEALLKVFIEDATFPRRWLVAMELVPGFSLYRGIYELAEYAAAGRNMGKPGMRWGDMDDPVNGMRGVLVVMSVEWIVLLLVAFLLDRRPAWQPLFLFGFLSTKHSSPSERQKKESRRVHVYGTKPDVSLERKVVRRLLKDMDMGDMIICNNLKKVYPGKNGNPDKHAVRGLSLALRKGQCFGMLGPNGAGKTSFINMMIGLVKPTYGTAYVHGMDLRTEMNEIYTSIGVCPQHDLLWEPLTGREHLMFYGRMKNLTGAALTQAVEDSLKSVNLFHSGFGDKSVSKYSGGMKRRLSVAVALIGSPKVVYMDEPSTGLDSRSRSDLWSIIRRAKKDCTIILTTHSMEEAEQLCDRIGIFINGSFHCIGTPKELKARYGGTRILTITTSPEHEEAVELIVSRLAPGYSRIYSVSGTQKFALPRREVGLGCVFGAVEVARREFPVLGWGVADATLEDVFVRVAKEARAFHVLS; translated from the exons TAAGACTAATGATGAAGATGCACGGGCTGAAGGACGCGCCTTACTGGCTGATATCCTACGCCTATTTCCTGGCCCTTTCAGCAGCCTACATGGCGTTCTTCACCATCTCTGGGTCCATCATAG GGCTGGACATATTCAGGCTAAATAGCTACGGCATACAGTCTCTGTTCTACTTCGTGTGTATCAACCTGCAGATCGTGCTTGCTTTCCTGCTCGCAACTTTCTTCTCGTCTGTCAGGACTGCTAGCG TGATCGGCTACATGTATGTCTTCGGCTCCAGCCTTCTTGGCGAAGCGCTTCTGAAGGTATTCATCGAGGACGCAACCTTCCCAA GGCGTTGGCTTGTAGCAATGGAGCTTGTTCCCGGGTTCTCCCTGTACCGAGGGATCTACGAGCTTGCCGAGTACGCCGCGGCAGGGAGGAACATGGGAAAACCCGGGATGCGATGGGGGGACATGGACGACCCGGTGAACGGGATGAGAGGCGTCTTGGTGGTGATGTCTGTCGAATGGATCGTTCTCCTCCTCGTAGCGTTCTTGCTGGACCGTAGGCCTGCGTGGCAGCCTCTGTTTCTGTTCGGGTTCCTGTCGACGAAACACTCCTCGCCGTCAGAGAGACAGAAGAAGGAGTCCAGGAGGGTCCATGTGTACGGGACGAAGCCTGACGTGTCTCTAGAG CGCAAGGTGGTGAGACGGTTGTTGAAGGACATGGACATGGGGGATATGATCATCTGCAATAATCTGAAGAAGGTGTATCCTGGAAAGAACGGGAACCCTGACAAGCATGCCGTCAGAGGATTGTCGCTGGCTCTGCGCAAAGGGCAGTGTTTCGGGATGCTGGGTCCCAATGGCGCAGGGAAGACATCCTTCATCAACATG ATGATTGGCCTCGTGAAACCGACGTATGGAACTGCCTACGTGCATGGAATGGATCTGAGGACAGAGATGAACGAAATATACACGAGTATCGGTGTATGTCCACAGCACGA CTTGCTGTGGGAGCCTCTGACAGGACGGGAGCATCTGATGTTCTATGGCCGGATGAAGAATCTCACAGGTGCTGCTCTAACACAG GCAGTGGAGGACTCCCTGAAGAGCGTGAACCTATTCCACAGCGGCTTCGGCGACAAATCTGTGAGCAAGTACAGCGGCGGGATGAAGAGGAGGCTCAGCGTCGCCGTCGCTCTCATAGGCAGCCCTAAGGTTGTGTACATGGACGAGCCAAGCACTGGGCTGGACTCGAGGTCCAGGAGCGATCTATGGAGCATCATCAGGCGAGCAAAGAAAGACTGCACCATCATTCTTACCA CACATTCCATGGAGGAGGCTGAGCAGCTGTGCGATCGCATCGGCATCTTCATCAACGGCAGCTTCCACTGCATTGGAACTCCCAAGGAG CTGAAGGCGAGGTATGGCGGCACCCGGATCCTGACGATCACGACCTCGCCGGAGCACGAGGAAGCGGTGGAGCTGATCGTGAGCCGGCTGGCGCCCGGATACAGCAGGATCTACAGCGTGTCCGGGACTCAGAAGTTCGCGCTGCCCCGGCGGGAGGTGGGGTTGGGGTGCGTCTTCGGCGCAGTGGAGGTGGCGCGGCGAGAGTTCCCGGTGCTGGGGTGGGGCGTGGCGGACGCCACGCTGGAGGACGTGTTCGTCAGGGTGGCCAAGGAGGCCCGGGCGTTCCACGTTCTGTCCTAG
- the LOC100273600 gene encoding uncharacterized protein LOC100273600, whose product MLTYLVYEKQQRLRLMMKMHGLKDAPYWLISYAYFLALSAAYMAFFTISGSIIGLDIFRLNSYGIQSLFYFVCINLQIVLAFLLATFFSSVRTASVIGYMYVFGSSLLGEALLKVFIEDATFPRRWLVAMELVPGFSLYRGIYELAEYAAAGRNMGKPGMRWGDMDDPVNGMRGVLVVMSVEWIVLLLVAFLLDRRPAWQPLFLFGFLSTKHSSPSERQKKESRRVHVYGTKPDVSLERKVVRRLLKDMDMGDMIICNNLKKVYPGKNGNPDKHAVRGLSLALRKGQCFGMLGPNGAGKTSFINMMIGLVKPTYGTAYVHGMDLRTEMNEIYTSIGVCPQHDLLWEPLTGREHLMFYGRMKNLTGAALTQAVEDSLKSVNLFHSGFGDKSVSKYSGGMKRRLSVAVALIGSPKVVYMDEPSTGLDSRSRSDLWSIIRRAKKDCTIILTTHSMEEAEQLCDRIGIFINGSFHCIGTPKELKARYGGTRILTITTSPEHEEAVELIVSRLAPGYSRIYSVSGTQKFALPRREVGLGCVFGAVEVARREFPVLGWGVADATLEDVFVRVAKEARAFHVLS is encoded by the exons TAAGACTAATGATGAAGATGCACGGGCTGAAGGACGCGCCTTACTGGCTGATATCCTACGCCTATTTCCTGGCCCTTTCAGCAGCCTACATGGCGTTCTTCACCATCTCTGGGTCCATCATAG GGCTGGACATATTCAGGCTAAATAGCTACGGCATACAGTCTCTGTTCTACTTCGTGTGTATCAACCTGCAGATCGTGCTTGCTTTCCTGCTCGCAACTTTCTTCTCGTCTGTCAGGACTGCTAGCG TGATCGGCTACATGTATGTCTTCGGCTCCAGCCTTCTTGGCGAAGCGCTTCTGAAGGTATTCATCGAGGACGCAACCTTCCCAA GGCGTTGGCTTGTAGCAATGGAGCTTGTTCCCGGGTTCTCCCTGTACCGAGGGATCTACGAGCTTGCCGAGTACGCCGCGGCAGGGAGGAACATGGGAAAACCCGGGATGCGATGGGGGGACATGGACGACCCGGTGAACGGGATGAGAGGCGTCTTGGTGGTGATGTCTGTCGAATGGATCGTTCTCCTCCTCGTAGCGTTCTTGCTGGACCGTAGGCCTGCGTGGCAGCCTCTGTTTCTGTTCGGGTTCCTGTCGACGAAACACTCCTCGCCGTCAGAGAGACAGAAGAAGGAGTCCAGGAGGGTCCATGTGTACGGGACGAAGCCTGACGTGTCTCTAGAG CGCAAGGTGGTGAGACGGTTGTTGAAGGACATGGACATGGGGGATATGATCATCTGCAATAATCTGAAGAAGGTGTATCCTGGAAAGAACGGGAACCCTGACAAGCATGCCGTCAGAGGATTGTCGCTGGCTCTGCGCAAAGGGCAGTGTTTCGGGATGCTGGGTCCCAATGGCGCAGGGAAGACATCCTTCATCAACATG ATGATTGGCCTCGTGAAACCGACGTATGGAACTGCCTACGTGCATGGAATGGATCTGAGGACAGAGATGAACGAAATATACACGAGTATCGGTGTATGTCCACAGCACGA CTTGCTGTGGGAGCCTCTGACAGGACGGGAGCATCTGATGTTCTATGGCCGGATGAAGAATCTCACAGGTGCTGCTCTAACACAG GCAGTGGAGGACTCCCTGAAGAGCGTGAACCTATTCCACAGCGGCTTCGGCGACAAATCTGTGAGCAAGTACAGCGGCGGGATGAAGAGGAGGCTCAGCGTCGCCGTCGCTCTCATAGGCAGCCCTAAGGTTGTGTACATGGACGAGCCAAGCACTGGGCTGGACTCGAGGTCCAGGAGCGATCTATGGAGCATCATCAGGCGAGCAAAGAAAGACTGCACCATCATTCTTACCA CACATTCCATGGAGGAGGCTGAGCAGCTGTGCGATCGCATCGGCATCTTCATCAACGGCAGCTTCCACTGCATTGGAACTCCCAAGGAG CTGAAGGCGAGGTATGGCGGCACCCGGATCCTGACGATCACGACCTCGCCGGAGCACGAGGAAGCGGTGGAGCTGATCGTGAGCCGGCTGGCGCCCGGATACAGCAGGATCTACAGCGTGTCCGGGACTCAGAAGTTCGCGCTGCCCCGGCGGGAGGTGGGGTTGGGGTGCGTCTTCGGCGCAGTGGAGGTGGCGCGGCGAGAGTTCCCGGTGCTGGGGTGGGGCGTGGCGGACGCCACGCTGGAGGACGTGTTCGTCAGGGTGGCCAAGGAGGCCCGGGCGTTCCACGTTCTGTCCTAG